A genomic region of Alnus glutinosa chromosome 11, dhAlnGlut1.1, whole genome shotgun sequence contains the following coding sequences:
- the LOC133881751 gene encoding thaumatin-like protein 1 codes for MDPRYWCSSTFNTVTLLLLLLLTNRGVSGATFTFVNRCDYTVWPGILANAGSPRLDTTGFELPKETSRSFQAPTGWSGRFWGRTGCNFDGSGSGSCLTGDCGSSQVECNGLGAAPPATLAEFTLGSGGQDFYDVSLVDGYNLPMIVEGSGGAGLCAPTGCISDLNQQCPPELKVGDGDACKSACEAFGSPEYCCSGAYGSPATCRPSVYSEMFKAACPKSYSYAYDDATSTFTCTAADYTVTFCPSSPSQKSSRDPTPMTSTAASQGTGSEYSVPGSGYSVPGSGSGSGSGSGEAMLADGSWLAGLAMGDSSRTLSPSALQSALISWATLSLTLSMLYL; via the exons ATGGATCCCCGCTATTGGTGCTCCTCCACTTTCAACACTGtcacccttcttcttcttctacttctcaCCAATAGAG GTGTTTCAGGTGCCACATTCACATTTGTGAACAGATGTGACTACACTGTGTGGCCTGGCATTCTCGCCAATGCAGGCAGCCCTAGGCTCGACACCACCGGATTCGAGCTCCCCAAGGAAACCTCACGTTCCTTCCAAGCCCCCACGGGCTGGTCGGGTCGGTTCTGGGGCCGTACCGGGTGCAATTTCGACGGATCTGGGTCCGGGTCGTGCCTGACCGGCGACTGCGGGTCCAGTCAAGTCGAGTGCAACGGGCTCGGAGCCGCCCCACCTGCGACCCTCGCGGAGTTCACACTCGGGTCGGGCGGTCAGGACTTCTACGACGTGAGCCTGGTGGACGGGTACAACCTTCCCATGATCGTGGAAGGCTCGGGCGGGGCGGGTCTCTGCGCCCCGACCGGGTGCATCTCGGACCTGAACCAACAGTGCCCCCCGGAGCTGAAGGTCGGCGACGGAGACGCGTGCAAGAGCGCCTGCGAGGCGTTCGGTAGCCCGGAGTACTGTTGCAGCGGCGCGTACGGCTCTCCCGCCACGTGCAGGCCGTCGGTGTACTCCGAGATGTTCAAGGCCGCGTGTCCCAAGTCTTATAGCTACGCGTACGATGATGCTACGAGTACGTTCACGTGTACTGCTGCTGATTATACGGTGACGTTTTGCCCTTCCTCTCCAAG TCAGAAATCTTCAAGAGATCCAACACCAATGACATCAACAGCAGCATCGCAGGGGACCGGGTCAGAATACTCCGTTCCCGGCTCAGGTTATTCGGTTCCTGGGTCAGGGTCCGGGTCAGGGTCAGGATCCGGAGAAGCCATGTTAGCAGATGGGTCATGGTTAGCTGGTCTGGCCATGGGAGACTCATCGAGAACACTCTCTCCTTCTGCTCTACAGTCTGCATTGATATCCTGGGCTACTTTGTCTCTCACCCTCTCAATGCTTTACTTGTAG
- the LOC133882142 gene encoding thaumatin-like protein 1b isoform X1 — protein sequence MGRRLLLSATVLTLLTISFFSEVHSASFKIVNKCRRTIWPGLLSGSGTAQLPTTGFALKSGKSRTISIPKSWSGRMWGRTHCGRDSTGKFSCLTGDCGSGTLECAGSGAKPPATLAEFTLNGADGLDFYDVSLVDGYNLPMLVVARGTRGGCGATGCLVDLNGACPKELRVASGGRVVACRSACEALGDPRLCCSGAYSTPDTCGPSLYSLFFKYICPRAYSYAYDDKTSTFTCASADYLIIFCPSPYTSQKLLGARKDGAKLPLVNFTTMYIPSHHANSASYSGLVHTKLIAHAASVVAPVLLFWLLFYNLFA from the exons ATGGGTCGCCGTCTGCTACTCTCCGCCACCGTTCTCACTCTCCTCACCATCTCTTTCTTCTCAG AGGTCCATTCCGCTTCCTTCAAGATAGTCAACAAGTGCCGGCGCACGATATGGCCCGGCCTGCTATCCGGCTCCGGGACGGCACAGCTCCCCACCACCGGGTTCGCCCTCAAGAGCGGCAAGTCCAGGACCATATCCATCCCTAAGTCATGGTCGGGTCGGATGTGGGGTCGAACCCACTGTGGCCGAGACTCTACAGGCAAGTTCTCGTGCCTTACCGGCGACTGTGGGTCCGGGACGCTGGAGTGCGCCGGCTCTGGGGCCAAGCCTCCTGCCACGCTGGCAGAGTTCACTCTAAACGGCGCCGATGGGCTGGACTTCTACGACGTGAGCCTCGTCGACGGCTACAACCTCCCAATGCTTGTTGTAGCAAGAG gtACAAGAGGTGGATGTGGCGCCACCGGATGTTTAGTGGATTTAAACGGCGCGTGTCCGAAGGAGCTCCGGGTGGCGAGTGGGGGTAGGGTGGTCGCGTGCAGGAGTGCGTGCGAGGCGCTCGGTGATCCGAGGTTGTGTTGCAGCGGGGCGTACTCTACGCCTGACACTTGTGGGCCATCGTTGTACTCGCTGTTCTTCAAGTACATTTGCCCACGCGCGTATAGCTACGCGTACGATGATAAGACTAGTACCTTCACGTGTGCCTCCGCCGATTACTTGATCATATTCTGCCCGTCACCCTATACCAG TCAAAAATTGCTCGGAGCTCGGAAAGATGGGGCAAAGCTACCACTGGTGAACTTTACCACTATGTACATACCAAGCCACCATGCAAACAGTGCTTCATACTCAGGTCTGGTCCATACAAAACTTATCGCCCATGCTGCCTCTGTTGTAGCCCCAGTTTTGCTCTTCTGGCTGCTATTTTACAACCTTTTTGCCTAA
- the LOC133882142 gene encoding thaumatin-like protein 1b isoform X2 yields MGRRLLLSATVLTLLTISFFSEVHSASFKIVNKCRRTIWPGLLSGSGTAQLPTTGFALKSGKSRTISIPKSWSGRMWGRTHCGRDSTGKFSCLTGDCGSGTLECAGSGAKPPATLAEFTLNGADGLDFYDVSLVDGYNLPMLVVARGTRGGCGATGCLVDLNGACPKELRVASGGRVVACRSACEALGDPRLCCSGAYSTPDTCGPSLYSLFFKYICPRAYSYAYDDKTSTFTCASADYLIIFCPSPYTSQKLLGARKDGAKLPLVNFTTMYIPSHHANSASYSGR; encoded by the exons ATGGGTCGCCGTCTGCTACTCTCCGCCACCGTTCTCACTCTCCTCACCATCTCTTTCTTCTCAG AGGTCCATTCCGCTTCCTTCAAGATAGTCAACAAGTGCCGGCGCACGATATGGCCCGGCCTGCTATCCGGCTCCGGGACGGCACAGCTCCCCACCACCGGGTTCGCCCTCAAGAGCGGCAAGTCCAGGACCATATCCATCCCTAAGTCATGGTCGGGTCGGATGTGGGGTCGAACCCACTGTGGCCGAGACTCTACAGGCAAGTTCTCGTGCCTTACCGGCGACTGTGGGTCCGGGACGCTGGAGTGCGCCGGCTCTGGGGCCAAGCCTCCTGCCACGCTGGCAGAGTTCACTCTAAACGGCGCCGATGGGCTGGACTTCTACGACGTGAGCCTCGTCGACGGCTACAACCTCCCAATGCTTGTTGTAGCAAGAG gtACAAGAGGTGGATGTGGCGCCACCGGATGTTTAGTGGATTTAAACGGCGCGTGTCCGAAGGAGCTCCGGGTGGCGAGTGGGGGTAGGGTGGTCGCGTGCAGGAGTGCGTGCGAGGCGCTCGGTGATCCGAGGTTGTGTTGCAGCGGGGCGTACTCTACGCCTGACACTTGTGGGCCATCGTTGTACTCGCTGTTCTTCAAGTACATTTGCCCACGCGCGTATAGCTACGCGTACGATGATAAGACTAGTACCTTCACGTGTGCCTCCGCCGATTACTTGATCATATTCTGCCCGTCACCCTATACCAG TCAAAAATTGCTCGGAGCTCGGAAAGATGGGGCAAAGCTACCACTGGTGAACTTTACCACTATGTACATACCAAGCCACCATGCAAACAGTGCTTCATACTCAG GCAGATAG
- the LOC133881812 gene encoding protein NUCLEAR FUSION DEFECTIVE 4-like — protein MFRTVPYILQSFWQSLRLLVLLQVMAFFQLSSPGSSTTALKWLGFVAAVWVQAISGNNYTFSNYSDALKSLMNLTQLELNNLSVAKDVGKAFGLLAGLASDRFPTWLILLIGSVEGLVGYGAQWLVVSEKITLSYWQMCIFLCMGGNSTTWMNTAVLVTCIRNFRKNRGPVAGILKGYVGLSTAIFTDLCAALFSDDAASFLVMLAVIPMVVCVIAAFFLRESPPAATPAEEQEESRFFGVFNAVAVVVAVYLLAYDFVPSPSTTFSRVFAAVLLVLLASPLGIPIYSFFFASRKRSGPDIEGQAREPLLVEEVNTTESQDRFDDVAVQKVEDVAAMEGEEEEVGKKAPLIGEEHTIFEALRTVDFWVLFISFLCGVGTGLAVMNNMGQIGLALGYADVSIFVSLTSIWGFFGRIISGTVSEYFIKKAGTPRPLWNAASQIVMAVGYVLMALAVPGSLYIGSVVVGICYGIRLAITVPTASELFGLKYYGLIYNILILNLPLGSFLFSGLLAGLLYDMEATATAGGGNTCVGAHCYRLVFVIMSVACIIGFGLDILLSVRSKEVYNKIFTSKKSKKSLAAAASDGQ, from the exons ATGTTTCGAACCGTACCTTACATTCTTCAATCTTTTTGGCAATCTCTGAGACTGTTAGTTCTTCTTCAAGTCATGGCCTTCTTCCAGCTCTCTTCCCCTGGTTCCTCCACCACAGCCCTCAAATGGCTTGGCTTTGTGGCGGCCGTTTGGGTCCAAGCCATCTCCGGCAACAACTACACCTTCTCAAACTACTCCGATGCCCTAAAGTCGCTCATGAATCTCACCCAGCTCGAGCTCAACAATCTTTCCGTGGCCAAGGACGTCGGCAAGGCTTTTGGCCTTCTTGCCGGCCTTGCCTCTGATAGGTTTCCCACCTGGCTTATTCTGCTTATTGGGTCGGTCGAAGGCCTTGTCGGGTACGGCGCCCAGTGGCTCGTTGTTAGTGAGAAGATTACTCTTTCTTATTGGCAG ATGTGCATATTCCTGTGCATGGGAGGGAACAGCACAACGTGGATGAACACGGCGGTGCTGGTGACCTGCATACGCAACTTCCGGAAGAACCGAGGCCCAGTCGCAGGCATCCTCAAGGGCTACGTGGGTCTCAGCACCGCCATCTTCACCGACCTCTGCGCCGCGCTCTTCTCCGACGATGCTGCCTCCTTCCTCGTCATGCTCGCCGTCATCCCCATGGTCGTCTGCGTCATCGCCGCCTTCTTCCTCCGCGAGTCCCCTCCCGCTGCCACCCCCGCGGAGGAGCAAGAGGAGTCCCGCTTCTTCGGGGTCTTCAACGCCGTCGCCGTTGTCGTCGCCGTCTACCTCTTGGCCTACGACTTCGTACCCAGCCCCAGCACCACCTTCTCTCGTGTCTTCGCCGCCGTACTTCTCGTTCTCTTGGCCTCCCCCCTGGGAATTCCcatttactcttttttcttcGCAAGCCGAAAAAGATCCGGTCCGGATATCGAAGGGCag GCACGTGAACCTTTGCTTGTGGAAGAGGTAAACACGACGGAGAGTCAGGATCGGTTTGACGACGTGGCGGTGCAGAAGGTGGAGGACGTGGCGGCCATggagggagaggaggaggaggtggggAAGAAGGCACCGTTGATTGGAGAGGAGCACACGATCTTCGAGGCTCTGAGGACCGTTGATTTCTGGGTCTTGTTTATATCTTTTCTGTGTGGAGTGGGGACCGGCTTGGCGGTGATGAACAATATGGGGCAGATAGGCTTGGCGCTTGGCTACGCTGACGTGTCCATCTTCGTATCGCTCACGAGTATTTGGGGGTTTTTCGGGCGGATCATTTCGGGTACCGTATCGGAGTACTTCATCAA GAAAGCTGGAACACCAAGACCTCTTTGGAATGCTGCTTCTCAGATTGTAATGGCTGTTGGTTACGTTCTGATGGCCTTGGCCGTGCCTGGTTCCCTGTACATCGGCTCAGTCGTTGTCGGGATTTGCTACGGCATCCGTCTAGCCATTACGGTCCCGACCGCCTCCGAACTATTTGGTCTAAAATATTATGGCCTCATCTACAACATTCTAATCCTCAACCTTCCCCTGGGCTCCTTCCTCTTCTCCGGTCTTCTTGCCGGCTTACTATACGATATGGAGGCTACTGCCACCGCCGGTGGTGGCAATACCTGCGTCGGCGCCCATTGCTACAGGCTAGTGTTTGTGATCATGTCTGTTGCTTGCATTATTGGGTTTGGTTTAGACATTTTGTTGTCAGTTAGATCGAAGGAGGTCTATAACAAGATTTTCACGAGCAAGAAATCAAAGAAATCGTTAGCAGCAGCAGCATCTGATGGCCAATAA
- the LOC133882092 gene encoding uncharacterized protein LOC133882092 — protein sequence MTLGYVWETLMKWLTGAMKSEAQMERFRSTLADCNLGDLGFQGSKFTWSNSRDSEEFIKERLDRAVATPRWCEGFPNAAVEVLPVRNSDHKPLLLIMEVEYRKPHRLFRYEAKWNLDEECQKVIQQFWNEADTGRESMEEVLQSLDRSRETLNGWSRNKFGDVTRTINSLSRRLGRMQRYEIPGNLESIKQIKGELNKLLEMEDVKWRQRAKTNWFIKGDRNTQFFHAWANQRRRSNFIGSIRDLEGHEWTRSEEVGNAFTRYFQNLFETEGVAGIEECTSAVQVRVC from the coding sequence ATGACGCTTGGTTATGTATGGGAGACTTTAATGAAGTGGTTGACGGGAGCCATGAAAAGTGAAGCTCAGATGGAGCGTTTTCGGTCTACTCTAGCTGATTGTAACTTGGGGGATTTAGGATTTCAAGGTTCAAAATTTACCTGGAGTAATAGCAGAGATTCAGAGGAGTTTATCAAGGAAAGGCTAGACCGGGCAGTAGCAACTCCGAGGTGGTGTGAAGGCTTTCCAAATGCAGCTGTTGAAGTTCTCCCTGTCAGAAATTCAGATCATAAACCACTTTTGCTCATAATGGAGGTCGAATATAGGAAGCCTCATCGGCTATTCAGATATGAGGCTAAGTGGAATCTGGATGAGGAGTGTCAAAAGGTTATCCAACAGTTTTGGAATGAGGCTGATACAGGTAGAGAATCTATGGAAGAAGTTCTGCAGAGCCTTGATCGAAGTAGAGAAACCCTTAACGGCTGGAGTAGAAACAAATTTGGAGATGTGACTAGAACTATAAATTCCCTCTCGAGAAGATTGGGGAGAATGCAGAGATACGAGATCCCAGGGAATTTAGAATCTATCAAGCAGATTAAAGGAGAACTTAATAAACTCCTTGAAATGGAGGATGTCAAGTGGCGCCAAAGAGCAAAGACAAATTGGTTCATAAAAGGGGACCGTAATACTCAGTTTTTCCATGCATGGGCCAACCAACGTCGAAGATCTAATTTCATCGGATCAATAAGGGATTTGGAAGGACATGAGTGGACCCGGTCTGAGGAGGTGGGAAATGCTTTTACTAGGTATTTCCAGAATCTCTTTGAAACTGAAGGAGTGGCAGGAATTGAGGAGTGCACCTCGGCTGTACAAGTACGGGTTTGTTGA
- the LOC133882314 gene encoding endo-1,4-beta-xylanase 5, producing MRDALTFSLLACFLVLVASYDGPLYDHTAYTECKKQPQEALYKGGILKGQQLVSVQGHIVDSESNAAYFPAFILHNLSQGIYCFSSWVKIQGAESALIKASLKTQDAIYNCIGTVIAKRGCWSFLKGGFVLTSPSDFSILFLQNWDTRDVNIALASASLQPFTEQQWRTNQQYIINTQRKRAVTIHVSDGQGERLQGAAINIKQVSKDFPFGSAIAKTILGNLPYQNWFLKRFNAAVFENELKWYATEPEQGKVNYTIADQMLEFVRANQITARGHNIFWEDPKYTPPWVGDLTASELQSAVNSRIQSLMSNYREEFIHWDVSNEMLHFDFYEERLGRNATLGFYEIAHRSDPLATLVLNEFNVVETCSDVNSTVDTFISRVRELERGGASMGGVGLEGHFAVPNPPLMRAIIDKLATLGLPIWLTEVDISNNLDKVTQAIYLEEVLREGFSHPSVNGIMLWTALHPNGCYQMCLTDNNIQNLPAGDVVDKLLKEWETGEVEGETDEHGSYSFYGFFGEYKISVQFANRTADSTLSLCQGDETRHYNIQL from the exons ATGAGGGATGCTCTTACTTTTAGCCTATTGGCTTGCTTCCTCGTCTTGGTTGCTTCATATG ATGGGCCTTTGTATGACCACACTGCTTACACCGAG TGTAAAAAGCAGCCACAAGAGGCACTTTACAAGGGAGGGATTCTCAAAGGTCAGCAGCTTGTGAGTGTCCAAGGCCACATTGTTGATTCCGAAAGTAATGCTGCTTATTTTCCGGCTTTCATATTGCACAATCTCAGCCAGGGCATTTACTGTTTCTCCA GTTGGGTGAAGATACAAGGTGCAGAATCAGCTCTCATCAAGGCAAGCCTAAAGACACAAGATGCGATTTACAACTGTATAGGGACTGTCATAGCAAAGCGTGGATGCTGGTCATTTCTCAAGGGTGGATTTGTTCTAACTTCACCCTCTGATTTCTCTATTCTATTCCTTCAG AATTGGGACACTAGGGATGTCAATATAGCACTTGCAAGCGCTTCATTGCAGCCATTTACCGAGCAGCAATGGAGAACAAATCAGCAATATATAATCAACACT CAAAGAAAGCGTGCCGTAACAATCCATGTCTCAGATGGACAAGGCGAAAGGTTGCAAGGGGCAGCTATTAACATAAAGCAAGTCTCAAAAGATTTCCCATTTGGATCTGCAATAGCCAAGACCATTCTCGGAAATTTGCCCTATCAA AACTGGTTTCTTAAGCGATTCAATGCAGCAGTCTTTGAGAATGAGCTCAAGTGGTATGCAACAGAACCCGAACAAGGAAAGGTGAACTACACCATAGCTGACCAGATGTTGGAGTTTGTTCGAGCAAACCAAATCACTGCCAGAGGACACAATATATTCTGGGAGGATCCCAAGTACACTCCGCCGTGGGTTGGTGATCTTACGGCTTCTGAATTACAATCAGCTGTCAACTCAAGAATACAGAGCCTGATGAGCAACTACAGAGAAGAATTCATTCACTGGGATGTCAGCAATGAGATGCTTCACTTCGATTTCTACGAAGAAAGGCTTGGTCGGAATGCGACGTTGGGTTTCTATGAGATAGCACACAGGTCGGATCCATTGGCAACCCTTGTTTTGAATGAATTCAATGTGGTCGAGACTTGCAGCGACGTGAATTCCACTGTTGACACCTTCATCTCAAGGGTGAGAGAACTCGAACGTGGTGGTGCTTCAATGGGTGGAGTTGGGCTAGAGGGTCACTTTGCTGTGCCAAACCCTCCTCTGATGAGAGCCATTATTGACAAGTTGGCCACTCTAGGGCTTCCCATATGGCTCACTGAGGTGGATATTAGCAATAACCTTGATAAAGTAACGCAG GCTATTTACTTGGAAGAAGTATTGAGAGAAGGCTTTTCACACCCTTCAGTGAACGGGATAATGCTTTGGACTGCGCTCCATCCAAATGGGTGTTACCAAATGTGCCTGACTGACAACAATATTCAAAACCTCCCGGCTGGAGATGTGGTTGACAAGCTCCTCAAAGAATGGGAAACTGGGGAGGTGGAAGGTGAGACAGACGAGCATGGTTCTTATAGCTTTTATGGCTTCTTCGgagaatacaaaataagtgtccAATTTGCCAATAGAACTGCAGATTCAACCTTGTCACTCTGTCAAGGCGATGAAACCAGACATTATAACATTcagttgtaa